From one Lotus japonicus ecotype B-129 chromosome 3, LjGifu_v1.2 genomic stretch:
- the LOC130743889 gene encoding uncharacterized protein LOC130743889, which produces MSPMEDVLFWMGANDGVYNAKTGYLFLQQKLHQRAVDVDPGCPICRLKDESIDHLLMRCDVVKACWFDSRLGVRVDSQQRFPLFLQLLLRDLDDEGVAEVQSLLYAVWEARNRAVFDERRVDWREVLAHVASFRVPTVEEAQTMVASAATVRRWVRPARGIVKINVDAEVGRDKLAGYGMVERDNNGEIMASASMYPIMVLSPTIREALSLR; this is translated from the exons ATGTCACCAATGGAGGATGTGCTTTTTTGGATGGGGGCCAATGATGGTGTGTACAATGCCAAGACTGGATATTTATTTTTGCAACAG AAGCTTCACCAGCGCGCGGTGGATGTCGATCCAGGCTGTCCTATTTGCAGGTTAAAGGATGAATCAATTGATCATTTGCTAATGAGGTGCGACGTTGTCAAAGCTTGCTGGTTTGACTCACGGTTGGGGGTGCGGGTGGATTCACAGCAACGTTTTCCATTGTTTTTGCAGTTGCTGTTACGTGACTTGGATGATGAGGGTGTGGCAGAGGTGCAGAGTTTGTTGTATGCAGTGTGGGAGGCAAGGAATCGGGCTGTATTTGACGAGCGGAGGGTGGATTGGCGAGAGGTGCTTGCTCACGTGGCCTCCTTTCGAGTTCCAACGGTTGAGGAGGCACAAACGATGGTGGCAAGTGCTGCTACGGTGAGAAGATGGGTGCGGCCAGCAAGAGGTATTGTTAAAATAAATGTGGACGCAGAAGTTGGTAGAGATAAGTTAGCAGGTTATGGAATGGTGGAAAGGGACAACAATGGTGAGATTATGGCTTCTGCTTCTATGTACCCGATTATGGTGTTGTCGCCAACAATTAGAGAGGCTCTTTCACTGCGATGA